ggattttttcataattttttttgtatcaactattgtttatgaatgaaaatataagttttgtatttataattaccaaaatattattaaaacatatCCATACGCCTTTGAGCTATTGATTTTCTCTTACATATTTTctctataaataatatattttgggcactcttaaattttattttaatgttgTCAAGTGGATAGACCTTGTGATCTATATCTATGATTAAAAATAGATCTCATGTGTTGATTCTTTCTAAAGTCAAGTACcaatatatttttctgtttgttaatgattgaaaaagttgaatggCTATGATGATGAAtagttaaaataataataactactaCGGAAAATACAACAAAGTAAACGAATTTCCTGAAATGGATGCGTCAAAACGTCCTTTGAAAATACCAGTAAAATTCATCCCTTATCTGGaaaaacatgatattttcaACTTGTTTCGTGTAAGAAATTACTAATACTTTACAAAATATCAATACTGTAGGAGTCATAgttaaaaaaattttaattcaacAAATAGTtaaattttgtttataaatttacaatttattattaattttataagtaaaattatataatatagagtCTGTAAGACTGTGAGAAACATTTACATGCAAATTCATGCCcatcaaatatataattatatattatgagTTTGAcagtttgtaatattattatgttacaaaaatgtTAATATCATTTCAGGGCTTAGCAACatctattatcatagagaagcCAAACGATATTTTgcaatttatgaaaaatgagGTTATACAATATGAGAAACGCGCATACAGACCAAGGCAAATAATGTTCATAGCTCCACCGCATCTTGGTAAACTTAGCATCTTGTCTTAATCTTGATAAGGGTCATAACTTATAGTAGAGCGGTGTAGGCAGATGAGGTATCTCACAGATTTGAAGGTAATGCATGAATCCAATAAATTTTGCCACTTCCTCATTTTgcccagagagtatagaatgtaatacattGTATACTTTGTGATAGGCAGGCAGATAGGATCTTCAAATTAGCTGTGCATTATGTTCTGACACATTTGGATACATGCATCATGCTTTTCTTCTCAACACCCTCAGCGATCTTCTCTGATACCATCTACCTTCGCTGCTCCACTGTGTTTCACTCttaatttctattcattcataaatacaaaatattaaagCTTTCAAGTTCAAGGTTATTTGTTTGGCTCTTGAGCGGTTGATCACAATATTTGCTATGATTATTTTCACTCCAATTATTTTATACAATGATGAAAAATCTACCAATGTATTTATCGTGAATTTAGTAGTTTTTATAACTTTTCTTACAATATtgcaattataattatttttcaacattcatAACTAATGTTAATATTCgttaaaaaatatgtatttttaaCATGTATAtgactttatttattttgatttatttgcaATTCTATGTGAGGCCCAAATCACTGCAAACTATTCTATGAACACAGTGCTGTGTCTATTTTATACAAGAGATTAATATTTTAAGAGATAGATTAGCACAGTTTTGTTTTAGCTATTCAACATTTGGCTGATCAGTTGTATTTATCTTGCAAACTGACGTCTATCAACTATGCTGATGTAGTGCGCGAAGTCGGCTCTCAAGAGGTAAGTGATCATTGATtacaatatttgattatttttactctacctattttatacaataatgaaAAAACGACCCTGGTATTCAGTAGTTCTCATAATAGTAATAAACTTTATTgtgttataattatatttatacagtaTATAAATATCCATTATTATATCTTTTGTAgtacataacagaaaacactttaaagttttataatacgCATTAAAAAAGGAAACACACGACATTGATAGATaaaaaacacttagaaacttaaATTATAATCGGTATATTTCGATAACTGAGCTATATTTCTTATCATCTATCTTTTTCATCGTGTgtttcctgtttcaatttacattatatatatattcaaacataaatttattttaacgTTTGTAGCATGGTACAGAGACGTCaacattcattattataaaaattcaaccTTTTGATGAATGTACTTATCATTTTGGAAAAAGATctaaaaaactttaaatttatatttagtttttaaatagaaatagCTACTGTTTTATAGCTGATGATGGATTCTTGATGTTATATTCAATTCATGTTCAGAGagtatattattgaatgatagattACAACTTGAAAATAAACCTAGATTTCCTTGTTTGAAATGCAGCGTCTTGAATAGtgattataatagtaatttTTCACAAATACTATTACCCTCCCCACATGTTTATTTTATGTAGTAAACATTGAAACCGGATTTATTTGTGATTTTTATAcagatattgaaaaatgtatgctCTAGCCCTATAAAACTAGCAAATGCAACATTGAATTACATCAAAGTGAATaagcttgaactgaataatgggTGGATTATGGTTGGTGAGTGAGATTTTCACACAAAAAATAGGCACTATTACTAATGCATACTGTATCACaagtgatatttatttattcacaatggaaaCAACAGCAGGTAATAAGCCCAATACAACATGCTTCCTTAACATAAAAATAAGACTCCAATACAattcattcaaaacaaaaaattactaaaCTTATGTtaggaaataaataattaacttgaaaaagtAGGTACTTTGATTAATTATACTAATTTGCACTTGAAAAGTGCATCACATTCacattatttaattcaatccaATTTATTAAAAGGAGTTATTGAACAAACCTCCATGAGAATATATCATTTTACCGTACAATATCGTACTTCATTACCGGTAACTctatatgaaattcaatcaacttatttCATACTTAATACTTTACGTCGGTTGCACTATAAAGTGTTTCGgattttaattgtgattgaatgccacaataaccaatcagagaatcctTTTTTTGAATGGCTCTCGcgttatttaataatgattaaaaattcaACATGTTGCCGGAACTTTACCTTacaaatataacaatatttatgTTAGCGGCATGTGGTTTTGTCATAGGcctaatttattaatattgaatatattgtgAGAACAGtactatttttacaatattataagtgCAACAAAACTACCTACTTGACATTTGTCAAAGCCCTATTCTTATATATACaaacacccacacacacattgcaaaatacatcaattgaattatgaatttatatacagagtgtttaatgaaatttgtaaaTGATGAAGACCTTAGACTCTATGTGaaatttacaacaaaaaatgtccagtaacattttcttaTACCTTAGTTTTCGGGATACATCGATTCTTCGATATTTTCGAAATACGTCAAAAACTAGAAACTATCAGTAAAAATCCAATTTCTAAGGATATGGTTAGATAAAGGAAGACATTTCAAATAAGATTCATATTTAGGCCTAAtgtgttcctttgtttgacgtttttgaatttttatgagcgctcaaagttgaaaaaagtaaactcgatgagttcaaagccaaattttgAACAGTCAAAGGaacaaaattgattttattaatattttttgagaATTTCTAGCTCTTTCCAACCATCCCCTTAGAATCAGATTTTGGCCGATAGTTTTCTAGCTATTGACGTTCGCgtaaaaaatcgatatatctcgaaaactgaggTCGATATTAGTAaatttactggacattttttgttacaaatttcacgtagaatctatggtcttcggctgttacacctttatTGGGacattctgtatttttatgtgacattatttttattattcttgaataaAGTTTTGTTAAATACAGTTTAGTGTCGAATTGTGTTCAGTCATTGTATTTGGAAGGTAGATGTTCAAATTACGGTACTTTTAgctcaattttataaatatttatatcttaTTGTTTTAATTTCTGTGTCTTCTTGTGTTGTCAAAAAAGGATTATCTCAACTTTCCGTTTCCAGGCTTTCCTAACACAAAGGAAGAAGGTATAGCTCTCCAAAAAGTTGGAATTTTTCCAACCCACACATTTCAAATAACTCATGATCCCAAAGAATGTGagtaatagttttttttttttaattataagtaTTTGTatatggaataattgaattgcaTTCAATAGAAGTGTGTTGTTTGTTCGTAAAACTCTGTAGGCTTCAGGCATACAATCTCCACAATCAATCTTATTACAAATCTCTATTCTATCAATCATTAGAAATGTGTCAAGTCTGATTACGGAGATACAAATAAATAGGCTTGGATCGAATAGGCCAAGGCCTGTAATAAAAGAACAGTTTTAGTAGTCTTAAACCTCATGTGTGATGTTTTAGATGACGAGAAAGACTTCTGGAATGACAATTTAAGCGAGGATTGGTCTTATGAAGGTTTCAGTAGAATGATGAAGGATTACAAAAGAAGAGCAGTGGGACTCCGGCAAATTTATCAGTCCACATTGAAGGTTTAGTTATTTTCATTTCCTTGTTCAATGCTACCTACAATAATTATCAGTATAATCaatgaaaaactggaaaaatagtaatatctatcattgCTGAATCGATTTTGCTatcaataataactattctgttGATTGTTGATATTCAATGGGGGTTTGGAgtaggctgtgcaaaggctaagaaTACACTTTCTACTGacgatatttttcatagtttatgATTTGTTTATCACCAAGAtaccaaaatgaaaaagttttctcacgaaaagtttttttccaatcattacttttcagatatgagcgcctaaaattcaaatttttgggacagaacatttcaaattcggtaagaaataaatccatgagatttagtggataaattcttcatggtattgatgattgaataaaacaaaaatttcctgaaaatatcaatttttgataaagttattcaatttaccaaaaataactttttttgagttattttttgacatttttagtaatttgaataactttctcaaaaattaatattttcaaaacatttttgttttattaaatcagcaataccatgaagaatttattctctgaatctcatgtattaatctcttaccgaatttaaaatgttctgtcccaaaaatttgaactttaggcgctcatatctcaaaaagcaatgatcgaaaaaaatgtttttctgtgaaaacttttttattttgatagcttgataatataaaaatcgaaaaacttcgaaaaattaccagtagaaagtttatttttagcctttgcacagcctttacataatattatcgaGTCCAAAaactttcacattcaataataaCGTTCACATAATTGACGAATAGAgtttatattttgataattccctttatattattcatattttcaattcaaatttattcaccgAAATACATTAAATGTATTCACAAAGAGGTGTTAAACACATATGGTTGGTTCACAATAGCAATTAAACTAACGAATAATTCCATAATACCCtttgtttttaaaaactttttatataGAGGgtattatagaattatttttcaactaataaATCCAGCcctaatgaaataattattataaattaaccAAGTTCACCAAAAATTCATATTGTTTGGAATGTAACTTATTTTAATAAACTGTAGATTTgggtaatttattatttagacAATTGTTGTGCGAGGGAGAACTCTGGCTGAATTGAAGAATGACATCCTATCTAGTCTACTGAAATTCAACTATGATGGACTAGCATTTGCACCGAGGGTGGCGCTTCTAGGAGTGAGAGGCTCGAGGAGAAGAACGCTGGCGAAAATGATGTCTGAACGCCTGAAGCTTGTTCATAGTAAGCGACCCATTTCAACTAATGGTCTttcttatattatcaatttattctacTTTCTAAATAGTAGaagcataattataataatagtaattggGTGATTGATAATAGTGTAATAGCCTACTGAACCTACATCACAAAATTTAGTTAGCATTTCTGCTGTGTGTTTATATATAGTAGTGATAGATATGATTGTAGTAGTCAATGTGCTCGTGCTAGTGCACTGTTTCCTATTGTTTCTCTTTTAACTAATAATTTGTGAGTCTTTGTTCTTTTTCATCAGGTTTTTATATCATTCAGTTCTATTTCTAAgttacaattatttttcatttataatccAGTATTTTTTCTGTATACTTATTAATACAAACTCACCATTTGTATTAAACATTTGTATTGCGAGCTTAAAGCTCTTTCGtgcaattgataatttattcttgTAAATATTATGTGATTGTATGTATGGGTTTTTAGAaagaacaaataaatttgaatttgaatataaaaaagcCAATgcatttctattcaatacaatgcaatataatttttgggtattcaatttttaaattaacaTCTTTTGTGATAAAGTATCAGCTcagaaagttttcaattacGAGTATAATTACTTATCATTATGTTTTATCATTTCAAATGTGTCTGTACATTTAGTTGAAGTTACTAGTAGCTGTGTCGTAATGCTTTCAGATTGGAGCGTCTGATTATAATTTTCTGATGAACACAATTTTGAATAGCTTCTGTTTCAATaagtttcataataatataattggtatccatttaaaattatttttataataaattttggaACTTCGTACAGTTTCTACACTGTACATTTCTTGACAGTTATTCATGCATGCTTTCATATAACA
This portion of the Nilaparvata lugens isolate BPH unplaced genomic scaffold, ASM1435652v1 scaffold4528, whole genome shotgun sequence genome encodes:
- the LOC111062598 gene encoding adenylate kinase 8 isoform X1, yielding MDASKRPLKIPVKFIPYLEKHDIFNLFRGLATSIIIEKPNDILQFMKNEVIQYEKRAYRPRQIMFIAPPHLAIQHLADQLYLSCKLTSINYADVVREVGSQEILKNVCSSPIKLANATLNYIKVNKLELNNGWIMVGFPNTKEEGIALQKVGIFPTHTFQITHDPKEYDEKDFWNDNLSEDWSYEGFSRMMKDYKRRAVGLRQIYQSTLKTIVVRGRTLAELKNDILSSLLKFNYDGLAFAPRVALLGVRGSRRRTLAKMMSERLKLVHIHFWDLMEQAKQWNNDVGDAIRDSLDLFQGINMNAALEILEKRLLSDDCLERGWVLTGFPMTNVILKT
- the LOC111062598 gene encoding adenylate kinase 8 isoform X2, translated to MDASKRPLKIPVKFIPYLEKHDIFNLFRGLATSIIIEKPNDILQFMKNEVIQYEKRAYRPRQIMFIAPPHLAIQHLADQLYLSCKLTSINYADVVREVGSQEILKNVCSSPIKLANATLNYIKVNKLELNNGWIMVGFPNTKEEGIALQKVGIFPTHTFQITHDPKEYDEKDFWNDNLSEDWSYEGFSRMMKDYKRRAVGLRQIYQSTLKTIVVRGRTLAELKNDILSSLLKFNYDGLAFAPRVALLGVRGSRRRTLAKMMSERLKLVHIHFWDLMEQAKQWNNDVGDAIRDSLDLFQGINMNAALEILENNFPGNTQ